A region from the Candidatus Hydrogenedentota bacterium genome encodes:
- a CDS encoding DUF1569 domain-containing protein has protein sequence MQHFDGDYVEWVLERIGRAPRRSSTGEVSTAAVTAHLRHSVERSLGRVPPEPFRGTWFSVHVLGPLVLGGWLPFPEDGAVMPSLSDAAVEGETAALKAVLEEYLALVQADELPPGTHPLYGPLDVAGWERFHLRHFEHHLSRLGV, from the coding sequence GTGCAGCATTTTGACGGTGATTATGTGGAATGGGTGCTGGAGCGGATTGGTCGGGCGCCGCGGCGCTCTTCAACCGGAGAGGTTTCTACGGCGGCCGTGACGGCGCACCTGCGCCATTCCGTCGAGCGGAGCCTGGGGCGCGTGCCGCCGGAGCCGTTCCGGGGCACTTGGTTTTCCGTGCATGTCCTGGGGCCTCTCGTGCTCGGGGGCTGGCTGCCGTTTCCCGAAGACGGCGCCGTGATGCCCTCCCTGTCAGATGCGGCGGTGGAAGGGGAGACGGCGGCGCTCAAGGCCGTTCTGGAGGAGTATCTGGCCCTGGTGCAGGCCGACGAGCTCCCGCCGGGGACGCACCCCCTCTACGGCCCCCTGGATGTCGCCGGATGGGAGCGGTTCCACCTGCGGCATTTCGAGCATCACCTGTCGCGGCTGGGCGTGTGA